In the Triticum aestivum cultivar Chinese Spring chromosome 2B, IWGSC CS RefSeq v2.1, whole genome shotgun sequence genome, acaagcaaaacatattaggattaatagcacctggcttatttgttgtagcaatccgaagaaaggtgattcccaaaattgggactcgatctgcaCACCTATCGCCCGATGGGCAATAAAGCAACAGCATGGCGATGCtgacaaaggttggctcgccgaggcaaagccctcggtccagctaacgtgacggagctggtcggccagcgacgccgaagtctctggagtaggttgatgaagagatgatgaagcccccggtccagcgatgcaggtcgtgacgtggtcgatgccggcttgatgaagtgaccgtgtggcgatgcaggtgtgcccgctccgtgtaatccgtggggcggcgatgttggtgacgatttatccttcgcgatgctgaactattgttcggctggccgagatgatgatccgaagaaattgagctcggctcaacaaagcaacgacgtgtctaacgcaggtcggccgccgtggagtgatgttgtcgggctggtttgacaccggcgcgacggtgaagttcgtattgcaagaatacttttaatactactgggatgtgtttgagaataaaacataacaccccatacgaaaacttccttcaaaaaggatgtccgagatcccgttcataaagaagatgaattcgggtcggattcgttctcgcgcagaaagtaGATCCAAAAAGTgacgcactaatcggaagtttcccggaatttggacggtcggatcgagctgaatttttggcaggtggtagatatggtaattccgcagcaaatcaacggttggatcttccaaaggacatccgagatagatgctggataccacgccctaaactcgtccggattctcgtccagattcaacagggctccggtatatcggagattacCGGAGATTCCTTCATCGGAACTTGACGGAATTTTTGCAgagttgttgtagacttaattccgcataatttcaccgaagtaatcgtttaggcgacactcgaggaggcggtggcggcggatacaagtttgatgtccagaaaaacagcacggtcgcctgagggcaatgttgacgttgagcccctgagctccatggatgactcttccatgatcttgatagagatcggagttggtgttgatgaaggccctcatccgaacatgacgatcggaggtaggacgcagtcctcggtcaagccaaggtgaccagtcgagctggtgacgaagaagccgacgtcgcagttgacctgcagtcgagccattgatcctttagccgatcacacaacggaactctcaatgaaagcaccaatgtcggtgtcaaaaccgacggatctcggatagggggtcctgaactgtgcgtctaggcggatggtaacaggagacaagggacacgatgttttacccaggttcgggccctcttgatggaggtaaaaccctacgtcctgcttgattaatattgatgatgtgtgttacaagagtggatctaccacgagatcaatgaggctaaaccctaaaagctagcctatggtatgattgttgttgtatatgtctatcgactagcctggccccggtttatataatgcaccagaggcctaggataataagagtcctagccgaatacgccggtgggggaggagtccttgtcttgatcgccaagccttgttgattcttccttgtatgcggtagctgtccggactggcccatgagtatacggccatgggggtcctcggcccaatccaactgatcgggagacgacgcgttgagtaccccctagtccaggacaccgtcaacgggcttggcggcggtgaagacatgatcgaaccgaagctagctgataccaaattgttatggcgctgctagaaggagggcgtgagagggccggccgggggtctttttgcccacggccgggcaagagggaagggatttccttcttaattcttgcttgattagattgatacatctcctctctttatatagagaggtttacttgacttccaagcaaggcttactggacccttaagcaagcgacccttatctctaattaaccctaagactaacgggccattaggcccattacgtactctaacagtaTGTGTGTGCAAATTTTTAGTTGTGATAATGCATTGATCCCTTATTCAGTTTGTGTTCTACAATTGTTCATTATTTTAGCCTTTTCTCATAATACATCTACTTGAGATTCTTCTGAGTGCCTTATATGAGTACTTTATTGAATTTGCTACTGTTAATGCTATATCAAAGTAAAGGTAAACATGTGTTGCTTTTCTGCTTAGAAAACCTTCACCTTAGCCAGAGATGATGGCCatccatgtgtatgtgtgtgcTAATTTTTAGTTGTGATATTGCAGGTGCATGATGCTGATATGCCGAGGTTCTTATTTGCATTTCAATACAACAAGATATCCTATGGAAGGCTTCCTGTTCCTATTTGCAGTTTAATCTTTTCCTACTTGGAGGCAAGCAGAGGGAAGGCATCTCATTTCGATGCCTATAGACACCTGGCTTCTTCTATAGCTATGTTCAATCAACAAAGCTGGCTAGGATGCTCCGAAGCTCTGCTTTCGAGGTACGCCCTTATAACTTTATGGATTCCAAGGAATTACAGAGTGATActtcctccatttcaaaatatagtgcttcctctattcccgtgcttcaactttgaccataaatttaaccaacgagaccggtgaattcgtattcaaaagaagttttcaattatataatttttttctcctgtcgcagtcggtctcgttggttaaatttatggtcaaagtttgaccTCGGGAAGTGCGGatacactatattttggaatggagggagtattactcTACAAGAATTCTTAGATAACTCGGCATTTCAATTCTTGAAACATTGAATTTTGTGCAAGTTTAAGCAACTTATTTCgtatttaacatcaatattcaatGCCATCATATATTAATGAAATTTCCTACCATTATACTTGAAAATACACGGATGGGGCAACGCGCACCACCAATGATCTAGTAAAACTGTGCAATTGGAGGTGGGGCGAGGGATATCAACCCAGGATTAATGAACATTAACAATATCATAGAATATTTAGTGAGGATCTGATTTCATGGGGTTCATGCTTCTGTACTAGCTCCAGCCCTGCTTGGCGGCGTCGATGACGGCGACGATGCGCTCGTGCCATGAGGGAGGACAAAAGATTCAACTTGCCTTTTATGCATGGACGGGTAAAACAAAACTAGTTTAGTGTTTTAGGGGGAATATGTTTTATCTAGTAGCAAAGGTTGGTAATTTTCATTATCTTAAATCTAATGGTCACAAACTTTATCCCTCAAATAAACGGTCAGATTTTTGCTCTTCTTTGGAATTTTCATGCAATTGTTTCCTTTTCCTGGTTGCTCGTCATGTACTTTTAATACATAATAGATTTTCATGTGAGTTGTTTTTCTTGACTCGTTGCACATCAGGTATTTTTTGTAATATACAATAGATAGATGTCACAGAGATCATGTGCAAAGTAAGTGGCTGTATCCACATCCCAGTTCAACCACAAATTTTCTTTAAATTATTACACATAAAGAAGTATACAACAATGAGAAGTGTTTAACGGATTATCAAAAGAAAGAAAACCGGACATAACTCTTAGATGGTTAGGTTTCGTATGATGGAACGCCACTGGTGCccgcattttctggatttatttcaggctttTTTAGCAAtgttcgttcagtgggaggagacattcccgtaGTGACTTCATCGATCTTAAGATGTTGTGCCAGCTCAGTATCTCGAAGGTGCTCGTAGGGGTAGTGTGTGTATATGAGCATTTGTGATTGTACCATCTAAAAAAGGATTATGAAAAGAATAATATTAGTCATATAAAAAATATTCCAACTACAAGAGTGAACCGGAAGAGAATATGATAGATAAGTAAAATAAAAATGACACTAGGAGTTCAGGTTATGCATGAAATCTAACAGATTATTAAGATCTTTATTGGCTATACTTGTAAAAAAATCTAAAGGAGGTCACGGTAGAAAACAATGGAGGCAGAGGTTGGCAATGACTTGACATGGGAGATGTTGGGTTGTGTGAACTCTCTCTTCTTGTTGCTTCCAAAAGGTAAAGTAAACAACATACTAGTATCATATTTACAGACCTAGATGATCAAGGTAAGAGATGGGCAAGTAGGCATAGATTAGCTAGTGAACTTCGAGTTATTTATCTAATTGCTTCCATGCCTCATTCCTTCGCCTAATCAAAATCCATAAGTTCTGGATTTTCCAAGCCAATGCTAAATTTGCATTGCCTTCTGAAGTTCTCATCAATGAAAGTACCTACAACAAAGCATTTCAGAAGTTTATTTATAGATAATATCCATCGATCTTCAAATTTCTGCGACGCAAATTCAGCATAGGGATGCGAAGTATTTACAGAATGTACATTCATAGATACCTGTCAACGTATATTCTCGCAAGGTTTTGACACTCAGTATCAAGAACTCGATGTTTTAACTGTAAACAGTGTATCCGGGATAAATTTATTTACTTTCACATACAGAGTTATACATGACCCCGAGTGGTTATAATTCAGAGTTCCAAATTGGCGCCCAAACTAATAATGGCAATAACACTTCACAATGTAAGGAAAATCATCTTGGAATTTCAGATGATTGGATGAACTCTTTTTCCAAGCTGTACAGTCTGGTTCCTTCTCCGCCTTTGCTTCCCTTGTATGACTGATCATTTATAGCATTCTGGTTCACTCTTGTGATCTGAGAACTAAGATTGACTGTTGAGTTCTGAACATCCTCAAGCGTTGTCTCCACTTGTCTCATTGTAGGCCTTTCTTCACCTTTTAAACTTAAGCATGCTTCTGCCAGTCTTGCAACCACCTCAGCATCTTCAGCCCCTCCCTCCTCAACAATTTTTGTATCCAGAATATCTAATAATCGATTGTCCCTTATAAGAGACACAAAATGCGATGCTAGGCTTGTGACTTCTGACGAATGGGAATGAAAAACTGGTGTCACCCTTGTCAGTAACTCTGCTAGGATGACACCAAAGCTGTAAACATCGCTTTTCTCCGTGAGTCGACTAGTGTAGTAGTATTCAGGATCAAGGTAACCATGGGTTCCTTGAACAGCTGTAAGTATTCCTGTCTCGTCTATTGCAATTGACCTTGAAGCTCCAAAATCCGATACTTTTGATGTTAAAGTATCAGTAAGTAGAATATTGGCACATTTGATATCTCTGTGGTATACTGATATTGAAGCAGCAGAGTGTAGATATGCAATGGCCCTTGCAGTTTCCAATGCTATCCTCAATCGAGTTTTCCATGACAAATGGTTCTCACTTTGGCCATGGAGATGACAAGAGAGAGTTCCATTCGATATGAACTCATAAACTAATAGAGGAACTTCTGTCTCGAGACAACAACCAAAAAGTTTCACCACATTCCTATGGTTTATCTGTGAAAGTATGGCAACCTCATTTATAAACTGGTCGATTTCCCTCTGCACAACAATTTTGGCCTTCTTGATGGCCACGACACGTTGATCAGATAAGATGGCTTTATACACTGTGCCATGCCCACCGCCGCCAAGTATCCGATTATGATCAAATTTGTTGGTTGCTTGTTCTAGCTCTTCTAAGCTAAAAATCTTCATCTTTTCGGCTATATCTTTGTTCGAAGAGATTAACTGTTGCAGAAGCAGTCCATGGTTTTTCTTAAAGAATTTTTGTCTGGTCTTCTTGGCTCTTCGTTTCTTGAGTTTTTTTGTGACTTGGGCAACACCTAGGAGTGAAAATAGTAGGCCAAAACCAGCAACAATTGCTATTATGGTAATTAGACCTGCAGAAAGTGAACATAAGATTGATTGAACAATATATGTTGTGTTCACTTCAAGAAATCAAGCTGCCAAGCTCAATTTTTTCAGACTGCTCAATTGTACCATGAAAAGGTTTTCTTGGGAAATATGACTATCTACTGGGCCATTCATATTGGAAGTACTTTATACTCGTTCTTTTAGTTATCCATGTTTGTGTGATCTACAACCCTATTCATGATTTGAGTAAGCATTAGAGATAACTGTAAACAGAATATTAAGCAGTTAGGTCCTAGTAATAGTGgtatttaacaaaaataagttTCTAATATAACTTTTTTGTATTTTAGTTCAGGGACAAAAACTAAGCTCACAATAATTGAGGAACAAAACATGAAAGTTTCTCTCTGCAATTATCAACAACGAAAGACTTATATCAAGTGTTTTTTATGTACCTGCTAAGCTGATGATTCTTTTCTTTGCTGAGCATCGGTATGTCCCTGGCATATTGATGCATGTTCCATGGCAGGGATAAACATCTGGTCGTAAGCACTCATCGATATCTGAAGGGGGGAAACACAATGTTGGAAACAAGGGGGTTTTACATCGAATGGTAAAAACTAAGACAACACATGCATGTTCTCATTTTCATTTTTGTTGAACCAGTCCTGATCAACAATGAACACAGCAAAGGCGTCCATTCCCTGCCCAGACCGCTGTCTGTGGGATAGCCATCTAATGTCGTCTATCACCATATACCTATAAGTGTTCGTTATAGCAAGGTGAGTACATGACATATTCCGCAAGACTTACTGGAGACCTACACTATTTATGCATCATGTATCAAAAGGGGGTAACGGGTTTAGCGGCAGCAAGCACTGAGCGTATACAAACCATCAACACGCGTTGTGCAACGCAACCCCACTGGTTGCGCCCTCGTGGAGCATCTATCCTATCGCAAACATAACAGAGCCTTGCATTCCCCTTCGCACCACCCACGAAGAAGAACCCCCAAGTCTTTTATTTGGCAAGTTTTATTATTTAGTAAGAAGAAGATGGGTGTGGCTAGTTCTCAATCGACTGGGATTTAACCAAGTCTCACTCAAGTGACATAATAtgcaagagagaaaaagaaaaaaagaaaaagaaaaatttgtATGATCTCAATGTAAAATCTCACGGATATAGCATCGACCGAGTCTTAACgaagtcttagtcgactgagagTTAGCAAGACTGTAAGAAGATTTAACAAAATCCTAAAGGATGATGAACAGAGGGAAAGTTGGGAGAGCGGTGGTACCTTGACATCCGTCAACGATGTACGAGTTGCCTTCGTATCCATCCGAGCAGTTGCACCTTACTTTGTTCACTGCGTCGCCGATGTAGGCAGCGAAGCTGTTGGAGCTTATGCATCTCCAACGAGATGCAGAACGTGGATCCTTCACGACCAAGTCACGGTCGCTATCTACGTCTAGCCACCATTGCAGAACGGTGGGCATGCTGGACGGACCGTTACCGAAATCATCATTGACGAAATCATTGAAGCTGACAGTGTTCTGCATGGTGCCTACGAACCACTCGCGATCGACTATGAACGCGGCCACCGACGCACGGCTTTGGCCCGTGTACGCTGTCACCGTATCGTCCAAATCCTTGAACATTACCTGGTACCCGGGGTAGCGCTGCGCGATGGTCGTCCAGCAGCAGCCGACGCCCGTGCACAAGGCGTCCCGGGTTTTCCCGTTGCACAGCGTGGAGCACGTGCTGACATACTCGCGCCCCCCATCGCTGACTGCGACGAGGTAGCCGATGAAGTTGCACCCGATGGCCACAAAGACGTTGTGCTCCGTGGACACCGCGAGCTGCGCGCCGCTCTTGTACACTTCCGGCAGGCCGCCGTACCACGAGTAGTTGTAGTCGATAGATCTCCTCGCGCCGACGGCACCGTTTGTGTAAAGTGGTCGGAATGCCACGACCTTGGTCTGGACATGCACCGTGCCGTCCGCCAGGGAGATGGCGTCCACCTCCACGCCGTCGCCCAGGAGCAGCTTTGGTGGATGGCGCGTCTCGTCGCAGGTGAGGTTGAAGCCCTTGCGAAAGCAGCCTCGCCGGAAGCCGAAAGGGTAGGGGACGGTGACGTTGCCGCAGGCCTGCGGGCACCCAGGTAAGGCTAcctggacggcggcgacggctgtCGCCATGAGGAGCTGAAGTGCCGTCACCGTTGCGAGGATGAGCTTTGCTTGTGACATGCTGTTGGGCAAGCTTGGCTTGGGAACTTGCTAGACAGCTCACAGTCGTACTAGTAGTCTATCTCCTCCATAATTGGTGTAGAAAAACTTTGGTCTTCTAAGTTGACTTCAACGCCGACCAGATACAGTAGTACGTACGCGTATAGACTAGTCAATGTAAGCATGCTGCACTCCCTATCTATATCTAGTAGCTGAATTAGTAAACGCATAGACTAATCCTGCCTGTCTAGTAGCTCAAGTGACATCTCAATCGTCCTATTTGGATATAAACTTGAGCTCAAACAGGGACGTCTCTTTGGTACAAGTTGGAAAGTCTATGCCGTCGTAAGAAAGGAAAGGGAAACGAGTGTGGCATAATAATCAGTGATTTGACAGTCTTGTGTTTTATACGTGGAAACTCAAACTCGTGTCCAACTTGGCTACTGTTGGTCACAGCATGCCATCCGAATTGGGTGGATGGAGTGCGTTCGGCAGGTAGTTCAAGAGCTCGCTGAAGGTTCCCAGGCTACAAGGCAATGGCAATTTTGTTGACCAACCGGCCAAGAGCGAAAGAAGAAAGTACCTCGATGCAGCTCGGTCCCGCCCCGCCTAGGTGCCATCGACTCCCCGCTCGGCCGGAACTCACTTTCCACTTTGTTTTTTCGTGGATCATCATCTCCTGGtgagcatttcatcgaacacctcgctTGCACGGCCGGGAACTACAAATCGAACCAAGGAACCCATGACGgcaattttctttttttttttttagaaaaggaggatgacacccggcctctgcatctgggagatgcatacggccactttattgattattctcgaggaccgtaCAAAGTGTTACAACAATgtgtctgaatccaccatcttggcaacatatgccgctactcctatccaaaatgattAGGGGGTGCTAGCTGGGTCACTACCCAAatcactcacctaagcctaacatcaaaagccgaaagccgaaactcattcggaagccccagccgagccacataccgggtctggggcacaatccggtcagacgcactcgtgtgtcgtcgccgccatcttccacaggtccgtcttcagatcatattgaggtttctaccttgtctggccactctgccatcgacgtcaccatgacgccagacagcttcctcctcctgcacgagtccatctccgcgcatcagacgccgagtctccacgGCACCATGCCGCTGAGATCCGCCACCATCAATgtgaaagatgaagcaccgctccaccaaagtcgccgtcctctagtccctcgagccgtgtgcacctccaagaatgacgcccccaggggggaaacgacaccagagagccgccgtcatccgatctactgatctagggtttcccccggaggtagcagagagtggccttgaacttctccacgacgatgccttcaggaagggaatgatgcagacagcgtcgccatcgccggcctAGGCAATAGCCAATAGCAGGTCCGAGAAAGCCGCCGACGAGCAGACGCCAGAGCAGTCCCGCCGCCGCTGCGCGCAGACCGGCCGACCACGTGGTTGCAGCCACGCCGCTGCAATCCACCTCTATGCAGAGCCCACGAGGACCTGCGCCGCCACCCCGCGACGCCCGCTACCGCCAGGGACCAAATCCGCGCGGATCTAGCCGGAGGCGTGCCGGCCCGCCACCGCCCGATCTGACCCGCCGCAGCCGCAGCGCCGCGGCCGCCCACCAGGTCGCCGCCAAGGCAGGCCACCCCGACGGAGCGCCGCCGCGCCGCTAGCCCCCGCCATAGGCTAGCGCCCCCGCTCGGGAAGCCGTCCCGCGCCGGCCATGACCATGGGCGGAGGGGAAaggaaggccccgccgccgccccggccggcctggcttcgcccggcggcgccaccaggcggcggcgagggaggtgggcagaggagggaggagagaggcggCGGCCGGGATGGGTTCCCCTCGGGGCGCCCACGGGAGCGCCGCGAGAGGATGTTCTAAGAGGTAAGATCCACGGCAATCTTCTATCTATTCACAGGAAATTATTGACTCTTTAACGAGTTTCTCACCGTTGATTCCGATCCCCATCGACTCAATCAGCAGCGAACAACAAGCCACCAATCACCTCGGGAAGAAACTACAAGAGGTGGACTGCCCTGCGACTGCAAGAATGCACGACCGCCTGGCTGCCGGTCTCCCGCGTCCCCGCAGCCCTCGCCGCACCGGCCGCCAGGCGCCATGCTGCGGAGCAGATCCCCATCCCCCAGCCAACGACCAGCGCAACCGGCCAACCGCCGCGCTAGCATATGCTTGCAAGTTGCAACAAAGCATTGTCTTTTCATCTTCAGTGCTTTCAAGTTTACATGATGCTAATACCACGCTTGAATGGGAACTATTTACAGTATGTACATTCGTGGATCCGTCAACATATTTTTCTCGCAAACTTCTAGTAATATTCAGCGCGACAAACTATATGTCATTATCTGAATTCATTTTATTTACTTTCACATATTTGGTTCTACATCACCCACTAGCATAGGAAATACACATGTGGTTATAACCCAGAGTTCCTAACATACATTATGTATTGTGGGCTTGTGGCACCAGAACTAATATAATAACTCAACATTTTGCCATGCAAGTAAAGTCATCTTGGAATTTCGGATGATTGGATGAACTCTTTTTCCAAGCTGTATAACCTAGTTCCTTCGCCGCCTTTGTTCCCCATCCATGGCTGGTCTTTCAAAGAACTTTGGTTCACTCTTGTAATCGGAGAACTGAGCTTGACCTTTGAGTTATGCACATCTTCCAGTGTTGTTTCCACTTGCCTCATTG is a window encoding:
- the LOC123047076 gene encoding wall-associated receptor kinase-like 8 isoform X2, producing the protein MSQAKLILATVTALQLLMATAVAAVQVALPGCPQACGNVTVPYPFGFRRGCFRKGFNLTCDETRHPPKLLLGDGVEVDAISLADGTVHVQTKVVAFRPLYTNGAVGARRSIDYNYSWYGGLPEVYKSGAQLAVSTEHNVFVAIGCNFIGYLVAVSDGGREYVSTCSTLCNGKTRDALCTGVGCCWTTIAQRYPGYQVMFKDLDDTVTAYTGQSRASVAAFIVDREWFVGTMQNTVSFNDFVNDDFGNGPSSMPTVLQWWLDVDSDRDLVVKDPRSASRWRCISSNSFAAYIGDAVNKVRCNCSDGYEGNSYIVDGCQDIDECLRPDVYPCHGTCINMPGTYRCSAKKRIISLAGVAQVTKKLKKRRAKKTRQKFFKKNHGLLLQQLISSNKDIAEKMKIFSLEELEQATNKFDHNRILGGGGHGTVYKAILSDQRVVAIKKAKIVVQREIDQFINEVAILSQINHRNVVKLFGCCLETEVPLLVYEFISNGTLSCHLHGQSENHLSWKTRLRIALETARAIAYLHSAASISVYHRDIKCANILLTDTLTSKVSDFGASRSIAIDETGILTAVQGTHGYLDPEYYYTSRLTEKSDVYSFGVILAELLTRVTPVFHSHSSEVTSLASHFVSLIRDNRLLDILDTKIVEEGGAEDAEVVARLAEACLSLKGEERPTMRQVETTLEDVQNSTVNLSSQITRVNQNAINDQSYKGSKGGEGTRLYSLEKEFIQSSEIPR
- the LOC123047076 gene encoding wall-associated receptor kinase-like 8 isoform X1, with the protein product MSQAKLILATVTALQLLMATAVAAVQVALPGCPQACGNVTVPYPFGFRRGCFRKGFNLTCDETRHPPKLLLGDGVEVDAISLADGTVHVQTKVVAFRPLYTNGAVGARRSIDYNYSWYGGLPEVYKSGAQLAVSTEHNVFVAIGCNFIGYLVAVSDGGREYVSTCSTLCNGKTRDALCTGVGCCWTTIAQRYPGYQVMFKDLDDTVTAYTGQSRASVAAFIVDREWFVGTMQNTVSFNDFVNDDFGNGPSSMPTVLQWWLDVDSDRDLVVKDPRSASRWRCISSNSFAAYIGDAVNKVRCNCSDGYEGNSYIVDGCQDIDECLRPDVYPCHGTCINMPGTYRCSAKKRIISLAGLITIIAIVAGFGLLFSLLGVAQVTKKLKKRRAKKTRQKFFKKNHGLLLQQLISSNKDIAEKMKIFSLEELEQATNKFDHNRILGGGGHGTVYKAILSDQRVVAIKKAKIVVQREIDQFINEVAILSQINHRNVVKLFGCCLETEVPLLVYEFISNGTLSCHLHGQSENHLSWKTRLRIALETARAIAYLHSAASISVYHRDIKCANILLTDTLTSKVSDFGASRSIAIDETGILTAVQGTHGYLDPEYYYTSRLTEKSDVYSFGVILAELLTRVTPVFHSHSSEVTSLASHFVSLIRDNRLLDILDTKIVEEGGAEDAEVVARLAEACLSLKGEERPTMRQVETTLEDVQNSTVNLSSQITRVNQNAINDQSYKGSKGGEGTRLYSLEKEFIQSSEIPR